The following is a genomic window from Candidatus Zixiibacteriota bacterium.
GGCCGTCGGTCGAGATCATCTCGGTGAATACGAGCGCGGCCCCGCCCCGTCGGGCCAGCCGCCGGTAGGCCCGGTCCGAGACCCCGGCCAGGGGCGCCGCCACCACGGCCCCGCCCAGGTTTAAGTTTCCTATCTGCATGCCGACAATATATAGCAAAGTCCTCGGATCGCCGCAAGGAACGCGCGCCGGGCGGGCGGCGGTTCGGCTTCAGCTACCGATGAGATAAGCAGCCCGCAGACAGAGAGGTTCCCGATGCCGGAAATTGTGGTCAAATACGATGACAAGGTGATCGAGCGCATCGTCACCGAGAAGAAGCGCCTTTCCATAGGCCGCACCAACGAAAACGACATCGTCCTGGAAAACCGCGGCGTCTCCCGCCGCCACGCCATGATCGAGTTCAACGACAACGCCGCCGTCGTCATCGACAACGAATCCCTCAACGGCACCTTCGTCAACAACCGCCGCATCAGCGAGGAGGTGCTGCGCGACTCCGACGTCATCACCATCGGCAAGTACAACCTGGTCTACCGCAGCCAGTCGCAGCAGACCGCCGGCGACGACCTCAGCACCATGGACGGCACCATGGTCCTCAACACCAAGCAGCAGAAACAGCTCATCGAGAACGACCGCCGCGAGCGCCAACTGGTCGAGCGATACGGCGGCTCCGTCATCGTCGGCGAGTCCAACGCCGACTTCTCCGAGTACCGCCTCGACCGGGACGTCATCACCATCGGCCGCGCCAAGTTCGTCCACATCCGCGCCAAGGGCCTCTTCCTCTCCGGCATCCAGGCGAAAATCGTCCGCGACACCGGCGGCTTCATCATCGTCAACCTCGGCCGCAAGGGAAAGGTCCGGGTCAACGGCGAGACCATCGACCGCGCGGTCCTGAAAAACGGCGACCTCATCGAGGTCGGCAAGAGTACTTTCAAATTCATCGAGGGACGAGCCTGATCATGCGGCTGGCGCTGATATCGGACATCCACGGCAACCTCGAGGCGCTCACCGCCGTCCTGCGCGACATCGAGGATAAGGGGGCCGACGAGATCGCGTGCCTCGGGGACGTGGTCGGCTACGGCTGTGACCCGCAGGCCTGTCTCGAGCTCGTCGCCCGCACCTGCCGGGTCAAACTGCTGGGCAACCACGACGCGGCGGCGCTCGGGCGCACGCCCATCGAGGGCTACAACTCCACCGCGCGTATCACCGCCGAGTGGACGCGCACCGTGCTGAGCGACCGCGACCGCGCCTGCCTGGAAAGCTTCACCCTGCAGCACCGCGCCCTCGGCGCCCTGCTCGTCCACGCCTCCCCCTGCCGGCCCGACCAATGGCCCTACATCCTCGCCCCGGACGAGGCGGCCGAGGCCTTCGGCGCCTTCACCGAACCGATCTGCTTCCACGGCCACACGCACATTCCGGCGATCTTCACCGAAATCCCGGGCGCCTTCCCGGCCCGCCGGGTCGCCCACGACATCGACCCCCACGAGGAAAGCCGCTACCTCATCAACGTCGGATCGGTCGGCCAGCCCCGCGACCGCGATCCGCGGGCCTGCTGGACCCTCTACGATGCGGCCGAGGGCGCCATCGCCTTCCGCCGCGTCGCGTACGATATCGCGCGAACGCAGTCGAAAATGTCCGAGGCGCACTTGCCGGATACCCTGGTGGAGCGTCTCGCTGCAGGAAGATAGAGAGAGCATTATGAGAAAGTACTCGCCCTACGCGCTGTTTTTGCTGCTGGCTGTCTTCACGGCCATTCTCTATGTCAACGGCTTCGCGCCCCTTGACCACCTCCAGCGGTCGATCAACGACTTCCTGTGCGCCTTCACTGCCGACGATGCGCCGCGCTCCAACGTCGCCACCGTGACGATCGACGGCCGCGCCCAGTCGAAATTCGGCAACTGGCCCTGGGACCACGACCTCATCGCCGACCTCGTGGCCGCCACCGGCGCCGGCGACCCCAAAACCGTCGTCGTCGCCCTCGACCTCTCCGAGGACCTCCACCAGGATTCCTCCGGCTACACCGACATCCTCGCCGAGCAGCTGCGCTGGGTCCCCAACGTCGTCCTCCCCTACGACATCGCCGTCGCCGCCTACCGCGGCAGCGCGACGAGCAACCCCGACTACCTCTTCGTCCACTCCGTCTCCGTCGACAACCCCCTCGGCCTCATGGACGAGCAGGCCGCCGTGGTCGCCCGCAAAACCTTCCTCCCGGCCGCCCGCCTGCTGGAGACCAAACCCGCCCT
Proteins encoded in this region:
- a CDS encoding metallophosphoesterase family protein; the encoded protein is MRLALISDIHGNLEALTAVLRDIEDKGADEIACLGDVVGYGCDPQACLELVARTCRVKLLGNHDAAALGRTPIEGYNSTARITAEWTRTVLSDRDRACLESFTLQHRALGALLVHASPCRPDQWPYILAPDEAAEAFGAFTEPICFHGHTHIPAIFTEIPGAFPARRVAHDIDPHEESRYLINVGSVGQPRDRDPRACWTLYDAAEGAIAFRRVAYDIARTQSKMSEAHLPDTLVERLAAGR
- a CDS encoding FHA domain-containing protein, giving the protein MPEIVVKYDDKVIERIVTEKKRLSIGRTNENDIVLENRGVSRRHAMIEFNDNAAVVIDNESLNGTFVNNRRISEEVLRDSDVITIGKYNLVYRSQSQQTAGDDLSTMDGTMVLNTKQQKQLIENDRRERQLVERYGGSVIVGESNADFSEYRLDRDVITIGRAKFVHIRAKGLFLSGIQAKIVRDTGGFIIVNLGRKGKVRVNGETIDRAVLKNGDLIEVGKSTFKFIEGRA